The Micromonas commoda chromosome 6, complete sequence genome includes the window CGAAAGGTGCCCACCGACGGGCCCCCGCCCACCGTTTCACCCAACTTGACGATCGCCTCCCTACCCGTCGCACACGCAggctcccgcgcggcgcggatctgtacggctcggacgcgacgctgttcgccgcgcacggcgacgtccgcgtgaacgtcggcgccgacctGTGGGCATCGGACGCGGCCCTCTACGCGGACGTGATGACCGACAGGGCTCGTTcacgcgcggaggcgctcaaggcttcgctgcgggcgcgcgccgtcaCGAGGCGAAGGGTTCAgtcgcgcgcacgcgagggcgaggacggaggTGGGGGGGTCGGGgctgaggacgacgacgacggcgcggtgtgTCCGGTGTGCCTGGTGGGGAtcagcgcgcgcgacggggaggacgaaGGCGACGGGGCCGAGGATGGGGCGGACCACGGCGTAAATCCCGACGTAaattccgacgacgacgacgggggcgactcgctcatcgcggagCTGCCGTGCGGGCACCGGCTCCACCTGCGatgcgcgctcgccgccgtagacgcgtgcgtcggcgcgggcgacccgCCTCGATGCCCGACgtgccgacgcgtcgcggcggcggatggatTCCTCGCTAGTAGCCAGAGTTAACAATAGCAcaaaaaaaccaaaaaataacaacggcggcgctcatctCGTCAGACTGGCGTGCAGGCGAGCCATCTCCGGCGCGAGCACGTCCCGCAATCCCCCCGGGTTGTCCACGTGCAGCCAGTGCCCCGCGTCCCGCAGCGCGTGGTACCGCAGCCTCGACCCGCGCTgtttcgcgcgcgccacgagcgcggctaCCGTGTCTTTCGGCCACCGCTCAGACCGCTCGGCTCGAACCACGTGCACCTCGTGGACGACTGACGAACCGTTAtaacgcccgccgcgccccatcGGTGGATCCagagcgacgcggagcgcgccgtcgtcccgctTGTACGCGTcgtacagcgccgcggcgccgtcgggatCGAACTGCCacgtcagcggcgacgtcgcaccAGCGGTGGGATCGGCGGGGGCCAAGTTGGTCCCGAGCCAGTCGACGAGATCCCTGGGAAATGTAACGCCGcccggcatcgccgcgagcgccgtcccgaggtcctcgcgcgccgcgaacgtcctCGGCAGGTGGTTCctgacggcgtcgatgacgcgCTGAACGCCGTGCGGGTCATCGTCGGggtgcgccaccgcggacgggACGGAGTCGAGCGACCACCACTGCGTGGGGTGCGGCGgcagcgcgttcgcgtctccgagcctcgcgagATGCCGCAGCGCGATCTTGCCGCCCAGGGAGTGAccgatgacggcggcgacgcggcagTGCGGGTTCACGGCGcgcacgtgcgcggcgaagtcgccgacggcggacgccgcgagatccacggcgcacgcgccgttcgcggccgCCGTCTGCGCGCTCGGGTTCCTCCACTCGCGGTGCGTCCGATCGCCGAAGGTGCGCCCGTGCCACAGCTGGTCCACGAGTGCGAACCTCCACGGCGTTCCGCCGGCCGCCAGACGCTTCGacagcgcccgcgcgaacgtGCGCCAGTTCCGGCCGCTGCCCATCAGGCCGTGCAGCACCAGCGCCACGGgggcgtccgtcgtcgactGATCCCCCGGGGGCTCGATCCACTCGCACGCCAGGGGAGGGATCGTCGATGCGTCATCGGACGAGCcggacgcgcgacggccgtgcgccggcggcgggggtggcggcgccgacgtcgcgtaggacgccgccgccgccagggaTCCGCGCCGAGACGACGCGACCAGCCGCGCCAaaccgagcgcgcgcgccatgtTGTGGCGCGATGGTCCCCTCGGTACCAGCTGCGGTTCTTGTGGCTGTCAGGTCTTGTGGCTGTCGTCAAAAGTTGTTAGTTGACGTCaaaccgcgggcgccgctcgccggcggcggcgagagatTGACGATGGCTAGAAAAAGTTCCATCTGTTACGTTACAATAGCGAGTCGAACCgcgcgccgtcaccgcgcttTCGTGAGCACCCTCCACTTGTCCTTGAGGTTCACCGACGTGCGATCCGCGCCGAACATGTCCCGCCCCGCCTCCAAGATCGTCGCCCAGCTCCCAACCCCGTGCACGCCCACCAGCCTTcgcagctcctcctcctgcgccgTGGTCCACCTCGTGTACGCCTTCCTCCCCGACGTCCCCACCCGCGTGGTCCTCGCCCCGAtcacgccgggcgcgcccgccttcctcgtcgtcggaggcgtGGAGACGTCAgagaccgcgccgccgtcgccgcgcgaatcCCAATCCACCGTTcgagccgtcgcgccgcgatggtgcGGGCGTATGACCACCTTCTTCccgtcatccgccgcgtctcTGTTGGCGGCTCTGGCCTTGGCCGCTTTGGCCGCCGGGGACTCGTCCGACGGTTGGTCCGATCCCGTCCCCGCCTCGTattccgcggcgagcgcgttccaagccgcctcctccgtccgccgcccgccctgGCCCTGagcgccggccgcgtcgctggCCCTGAGCGCCTCCTTCAACGggtccgcgaccgccgcgttcgcagCCCTGAGCTTCTCGAACGCGGTGACGTTCctgcgcaccgccgccgcctcgacgtcgtctgCGGGCGCTTTCCTCTTGTTTTTTAaatcgctcggcgacgacgaattCGGCTTCTTGTCG containing:
- a CDS encoding predicted protein encodes the protein MARALGLARLVASSRRGSLAAAASYATSAPPPPPPAHGRRASGSSDDASTIPPLACEWIEPPGDQSTTDAPVALVLHGLMGSGRNWRTFARALSKRLAAGGTPWRFALVDQLWHGRTFGDRTHREWRNPSAQTAAANGACAVDLAASAVGDFAAHVRAVNPHCRVAAVIGHSLGGKIALRHLARLGDANALPPHPTQWWSLDSVPSAVAHPDDDPHGVQRVIDAVRNHLPRTFAAREDLGTALAAMPGGVTFPRDLVDWLGTNLAPADPTAGATSPLTWQFDPDGAAALYDAYKRDDGALRVALDPPMGRGGRYNGSSVVHEVHVVRAERSERWPKDTVAALVARAKQRGSRLRYHALRDAGHWLHVDNPGGLRDVLAPEMARLHASLTR